In one Chryseobacterium camelliae genomic region, the following are encoded:
- the lipB gene encoding lipoyl(octanoyl) transferase LipB: MNTIQNKVVEFEDLGIKEYQPAWDYQEKLMKDIIDLKIKNRDLPTEQHSTTPNHFLLVEHPHVYTLGKSGHEENMLAGIDKLKEIDATFVKVNRGGDITYHGYGQIVGYPVLDLENFFTDIHKYMRNLEEVIIRTIAEYGLKGERSEGETGVWLDVGKPYARKICAMGVKASRWVTLHGFALNVNTDMRYFEYIIPCGIKDKQVTSLKRELERDLTPEEMEDIKAKIRKHFVDVFEAELKFK, encoded by the coding sequence ATGAACACAATTCAGAATAAAGTAGTAGAATTTGAAGATTTAGGCATAAAAGAATATCAGCCCGCTTGGGATTATCAGGAAAAACTGATGAAAGATATCATTGATCTCAAAATTAAAAACAGGGATCTTCCTACTGAACAGCATAGTACAACTCCCAATCATTTTCTTTTAGTAGAGCATCCTCATGTTTATACGCTGGGAAAAAGCGGGCATGAAGAAAATATGTTGGCCGGAATTGATAAATTAAAGGAAATCGATGCTACTTTTGTAAAAGTAAATCGTGGCGGTGATATCACATACCACGGATACGGGCAAATTGTGGGCTATCCGGTTCTTGATCTTGAAAATTTCTTCACAGATATTCATAAATACATGCGTAATCTTGAAGAGGTAATCATCAGAACCATTGCGGAATACGGTCTGAAAGGAGAACGTTCCGAAGGTGAAACCGGAGTCTGGCTGGATGTAGGAAAGCCTTATGCCAGAAAAATCTGCGCAATGGGCGTAAAAGCCTCACGTTGGGTAACTTTACACGGTTTTGCCTTGAATGTAAATACGGATATGCGTTATTTTGAATACATCATTCCTTGCGGAATCAAAGACAAGCAGGTTACTTCTTTAAAAAGAGAGCTTGAAAGAGATCTGACTCCGGAAGAAATGGAAGATATTAAAGCTAAGATCAGAAAACATTTTGTGGATGTTTTTGAGGCTGAATTAAAATTCAAATAA
- the trpA gene encoding tryptophan synthase subunit alpha — protein MNPNNIQRPASSFQLKLLNIYFTAGIPQLEDTVDIIKLIQDSGADMIEIGMPYSDPVADGPAIQHAHELALKNGMTIEKLFYQLKSIKDEIKIPVILMGYINPVLSFGFEQFCKECAESGVSGLILPDLPPVEFEKNYQKILEKYNLNFTFLVTPETSDKRILYLDSLSSGFLYAISSSSTTGNENAVLKNEEYFSRLASLPLKNPVMIGFGIKSKEDFESVTKKADGGIIGTAFVNILLQNRNWKKKAIDFVHSIKA, from the coding sequence ATGAATCCAAATAACATCCAGCGTCCAGCATCCAGCTTCCAGCTCAAACTCCTCAACATTTACTTCACCGCAGGAATTCCGCAATTGGAAGACACTGTTGATATTATAAAACTCATTCAGGATTCCGGAGCTGATATGATCGAGATCGGAATGCCTTATTCTGATCCCGTTGCGGATGGTCCTGCTATTCAGCATGCTCATGAATTGGCGTTGAAAAACGGAATGACGATTGAAAAATTATTTTACCAATTAAAATCAATTAAAGACGAAATTAAAATTCCGGTAATTTTAATGGGATACATCAATCCTGTTTTAAGCTTTGGCTTTGAACAATTTTGTAAGGAATGTGCTGAAAGTGGAGTTTCGGGACTTATTTTACCCGATTTACCGCCTGTCGAATTCGAGAAAAATTATCAGAAAATTTTAGAAAAATACAATTTGAATTTCACATTTTTGGTAACTCCGGAAACTTCGGATAAACGAATTTTATATCTGGATTCTTTAAGTTCAGGTTTTTTATATGCCATAAGTTCCTCATCTACAACCGGAAATGAAAATGCTGTTTTAAAGAATGAGGAATATTTTTCACGATTAGCTTCTCTCCCATTAAAAAATCCTGTAATGATCGGTTTTGGGATTAAATCAAAAGAAGATTTTGAAAGCGTGACCAAAAAAGCAGACGGCGGAATTATAGGAACTGCCTTCGTCAATATTTTATTACAAAATAGAAACTGGAAGAAAAAGGCTATAGATTTTGTCCATTCTATAAAAGCGTAA
- the trpB gene encoding tryptophan synthase subunit beta, with protein MKNYKNPDEYGYYGEFGGAFIPEMLYPNVEELQKNYLEIIESEDFQKEYQDLLKNYVGRATPLYFAKNLSQKYNTQIYLKREDLNHTGAHKINNALGQVLLAKRLGKNRIIAETGAGQHGVATATACALLGLECIVYMGEIDIQRQAPNVARMKMLGAEVIAVTSGSKTLKDAVNEALRDWINNPETTHYVIGSVVGPHPFPDLVARFQSIISKEIKEQLFEQIGTQNPDYVIACVGGGSNAAGTFYHFVEEESVKIIAAEAGGLGIHSGKSAATTFLGTLGVLHGSKSLVMQTEDGQVIEPHSVSAGLDYPGIGPFHAHLFKEKRAEFFSINDDEALQSAFELTKLEGIIPALESAHALAVLDKKQFKENDIVVICLSGRGDKDMETYLRMMNDVSQKTEV; from the coding sequence ATGAAAAATTATAAAAACCCAGACGAATACGGATATTATGGAGAATTTGGAGGTGCATTCATCCCCGAAATGTTGTATCCGAATGTAGAAGAATTACAGAAAAATTATCTTGAGATCATTGAATCAGAAGATTTTCAAAAAGAATATCAGGATTTATTAAAAAACTATGTCGGACGGGCTACTCCTTTATATTTTGCTAAAAATTTAAGTCAGAAATATAATACTCAAATCTATTTAAAAAGAGAAGATCTGAATCACACAGGAGCTCACAAAATCAATAATGCTTTAGGGCAGGTTCTATTGGCAAAACGTCTTGGTAAAAATAGAATTATCGCGGAAACCGGGGCCGGACAACATGGTGTTGCTACGGCTACTGCATGTGCTTTGTTAGGATTAGAATGCATTGTTTACATGGGAGAAATCGACATTCAGAGACAGGCTCCGAACGTGGCAAGAATGAAAATGCTGGGAGCAGAAGTCATTGCTGTCACCTCAGGTTCTAAAACGTTAAAAGATGCTGTAAACGAAGCTTTAAGAGACTGGATCAACAATCCTGAAACCACACATTACGTGATTGGAAGTGTGGTTGGTCCGCATCCTTTTCCTGATTTGGTAGCACGGTTTCAAAGTATTATTTCAAAAGAAATTAAAGAGCAGCTTTTCGAGCAGATTGGAACACAAAATCCTGATTATGTAATTGCCTGTGTTGGTGGCGGAAGTAATGCAGCAGGAACTTTTTATCATTTTGTAGAGGAAGAAAGTGTAAAAATCATTGCAGCAGAAGCAGGAGGTTTGGGTATACATTCAGGAAAATCTGCGGCGACAACATTCTTAGGAACGTTGGGTGTTTTGCATGGAAGTAAAAGTCTGGTCATGCAAACAGAAGATGGCCAGGTTATTGAACCTCATTCAGTTTCGGCAGGGCTGGATTATCCGGGAATCGGACCTTTTCATGCGCACTTATTTAAAGAAAAACGTGCAGAATTTTTCAGCATAAACGATGATGAAGCTTTGCAATCTGCATTTGAACTCACAAAACTGGAAGGTATCATTCCGGCATTGGAAAGCGCTCATGCATTAGCTGTTTTAGATAAAAAACAATTTAAAGAAAATGATATTGTCGTGATCTGTCTGAGCGGTCGAGGCGACAAGGATATGGAAACGTATTTGAGAATGATGAATGATGTAAGTCAGAAGACCGAAGTTTAA
- a CDS encoding phosphoribosylanthranilate isomerase, whose translation MTKIKVCGLTRLEQVQDLIFLNTDFLGFIFYEKSPRYVLNHLSLEKISKIDHQGKVGVFVNETLEKIVEITEQANLNFIQLHGDENEMFISVLKKRLKPNIGIIKVIRIDSESAISTEEIFKSFHSIQNTIDYILFDTDSKAFGGTGKQFDWNILNKIEIPLPYFLSGGISEQNIENIKILGQQPFSIDINSKFELEPGVKDLHKIRAFYEKL comes from the coding sequence ATGACAAAAATTAAAGTCTGCGGTTTGACAAGATTAGAGCAAGTTCAGGACTTGATTTTTTTGAACACAGATTTTCTGGGCTTTATTTTCTACGAAAAATCTCCACGATATGTTCTGAATCATTTAAGTTTAGAAAAAATCTCAAAAATTGATCATCAGGGAAAAGTTGGGGTGTTTGTGAATGAAACTCTTGAAAAAATTGTTGAAATAACAGAACAAGCAAACTTGAATTTTATACAGCTTCACGGAGACGAAAACGAAATGTTCATTTCAGTATTAAAGAAAAGGCTGAAACCTAACATTGGAATTATAAAAGTAATAAGAATTGATTCTGAATCTGCTATCTCAACGGAAGAGATCTTTAAGTCATTTCATTCTATCCAAAATACCATTGATTATATTCTGTTTGATACCGATTCAAAAGCATTCGGCGGAACGGGGAAACAGTTTGACTGGAACATTTTAAATAAAATCGAGATACCACTTCCCTATTTTTTAAGTGGCGGAATTTCAGAACAGAATATTGAGAATATTAAGATTTTAGGTCAACAACCCTTCTCCATCGATATTAATTCAAAATTTGAATTGGAACCGGGAGTAAAAGACTTACACAAAATAAGAGCATTTTATGAAAAATTATAA
- the trpC gene encoding indole-3-glycerol phosphate synthase TrpC: MNILDKIIHRKKEEISFSKAKISLQGLKNSEFFNRENISLKKSLQNTSGIIAEFKRQSPSKGIINDKVSPLKVISAYEHFGASGVSILTDKDFFGGSFEDILNVRNHINTPILRKDFMIDEYQFYEAKSMGADVILLIAACLSPQQTLEFTELSHELGLEVLLEIHTEEEIKHYNSNVDLVGINNRNLKDFKVDLQHSVQLKNLLPENTLSVAESGIYNIDDFKYLKNKGFDGFLMGEYFMKNTDPAQAFEEFISNTRVQS; this comes from the coding sequence ATGAATATTTTAGACAAAATCATACACCGGAAAAAGGAGGAAATTTCATTTTCAAAAGCAAAAATTTCTCTTCAGGGATTAAAAAATTCAGAGTTTTTTAATAGAGAAAATATCTCCTTAAAGAAAAGCCTTCAAAACACAAGCGGAATTATTGCTGAATTTAAAAGACAATCTCCGTCCAAAGGAATAATTAATGATAAAGTCTCTCCTTTAAAAGTCATTTCTGCTTATGAGCATTTCGGAGCAAGCGGAGTTTCAATTTTGACAGACAAAGATTTTTTCGGAGGAAGCTTTGAAGATATTTTGAACGTTAGAAACCATATCAATACTCCCATTCTGCGAAAAGATTTTATGATCGACGAATATCAGTTTTATGAAGCAAAAAGTATGGGTGCAGATGTCATTTTATTGATTGCAGCCTGTCTTTCACCACAACAGACATTAGAATTTACCGAGCTGTCTCATGAGCTAGGATTAGAAGTTTTATTGGAAATCCATACGGAGGAAGAAATAAAGCATTACAACTCCAATGTAGATTTAGTAGGAATTAACAATCGGAACTTGAAAGATTTTAAAGTCGATCTGCAACATTCCGTTCAGTTGAAAAATCTGCTTCCGGAAAACACCTTGTCTGTAGCAGAAAGCGGAATTTACAATATTGATGATTTTAAATATTTAAAAAACAAAGGATTCGATGGATTTTTAATGGGCGAATATTTTATGAAAAATACAGATCCTGCCCAAGCATTTGAAGAATTCATTTCTAATACAAGAGTACAATCATGA
- the trpD gene encoding anthranilate phosphoribosyltransferase — MKEILQYLFNHHTLSKSEAKAIMIEIAQNKFNATEVTAFVSIFLMRNITLPELEGFREALLQMAVPVDLDASDAIDIVGTGGDGKNTINISTLASFVIAGTGQKVIKHGNYGASTVTGSSNLLEELGYQFKINSEELNDDLQKSNICFLHAPYFHPALQSVVALRKSLGLRTFFNLLGPLVNPAKPKYSMIGTYNLEIARIYQYLLQKDEKDFILVHGMDGYDEISLTEDSKIITKNGEKIYSPEELGFSTLDPESIKAGKNTKETAKIFMNILNGKGTEQQNSVVLANAAVSLYHTNKFGTYDDCLLMVQESLLGGKALKSLELLLK; from the coding sequence ATGAAAGAAATTCTGCAATATCTTTTCAATCACCACACTTTGTCCAAATCTGAGGCGAAGGCAATCATGATTGAAATCGCTCAAAATAAATTTAATGCAACGGAAGTCACCGCTTTTGTAAGTATTTTCCTGATGCGAAATATCACCTTGCCGGAACTGGAAGGCTTCAGGGAAGCATTATTACAAATGGCAGTTCCGGTAGATCTGGATGCGAGTGATGCCATTGATATTGTAGGAACCGGGGGTGACGGAAAAAATACGATCAATATTTCTACTCTGGCAAGTTTTGTAATTGCAGGAACAGGGCAAAAAGTAATTAAACACGGGAATTATGGAGCTTCTACGGTTACAGGATCTTCCAATCTTTTGGAAGAATTGGGCTATCAGTTCAAAATTAATTCAGAGGAATTGAATGATGATTTACAAAAAAGCAACATCTGCTTTTTACATGCCCCTTACTTTCATCCCGCATTACAATCTGTAGTAGCCTTGCGAAAGTCTTTAGGACTGAGAACTTTCTTTAATTTGTTGGGACCATTAGTTAATCCCGCAAAACCCAAATATTCTATGATTGGAACTTACAATCTGGAAATTGCGAGAATATATCAGTATTTGCTGCAAAAAGATGAAAAGGACTTCATTTTGGTTCACGGAATGGATGGTTATGATGAAATAAGCTTAACCGAGGACAGCAAAATCATTACAAAAAATGGAGAAAAAATCTATTCACCTGAAGAACTTGGATTTTCAACTTTAGATCCTGAAAGTATAAAAGCCGGCAAAAACACAAAAGAAACGGCAAAAATTTTCATGAATATTTTAAATGGAAAAGGCACTGAACAACAAAATTCTGTGGTATTGGCCAATGCAGCTGTTTCTCTCTACCATACAAATAAATTCGGAACTTATGATGATTGTCTTTTGATGGTGCAGGAAAGTTTGTTGGGTGGAAAAGCGCTGAAAAGTCTTGAGTTACTTTTAAAATAA
- a CDS encoding anthranilate synthase component II: MKILVFDNYDSFTYNLVQMIERILKIKVDVARNDEITLEEIEKYDKIILSPGPGIPEEAGILLEVIKKYAPTKSILGVCLGQQAIAEAFGGSLINLSEIFHGVATSAKLLKKDTKLFRNLSCGLEVGRYHSWVVDPENFPDDLEITAVDQDGMIMALQHRKYDVHGVQFHPESILTPDGEIIIKNFLLN; this comes from the coding sequence ATGAAAATATTAGTCTTCGATAATTACGACAGCTTTACCTACAATTTGGTTCAAATGATCGAAAGAATTTTGAAAATAAAAGTAGATGTAGCAAGAAATGATGAAATTACGTTGGAGGAAATTGAAAAATACGATAAAATCATTCTTTCACCAGGTCCCGGAATTCCTGAAGAAGCCGGAATTTTATTAGAAGTTATTAAAAAATATGCTCCAACCAAAAGCATTTTAGGAGTTTGCCTTGGTCAGCAAGCTATTGCCGAAGCTTTTGGAGGAAGCTTAATCAATCTTTCTGAAATTTTTCACGGAGTGGCAACCTCAGCAAAATTGTTAAAAAAAGATACCAAGCTGTTCAGAAACTTATCCTGCGGATTAGAAGTCGGAAGATATCACAGCTGGGTTGTTGATCCTGAAAACTTTCCCGACGATCTGGAAATTACAGCCGTAGATCAGGATGGAATGATCATGGCGCTGCAACACCGAAAATATGATGTACATGGCGTACAGTTTCACCCCGAAAGCATTTTGACTCCGGATGGAGAAATCATTATCAAAAACTTTCTTTTGAATTAA
- a CDS encoding anthranilate synthase component I family protein, whose protein sequence is MFTQKINIKTTSKKMLGDLQTPMNIYLKIRDQFRDTILLESSDSKNIDNNFSFIAINAIAGIEVKNLQEFEIKFPGKSPEKHHLADENIPQLLNDFSNTFICNKANGSIEETAQSLFGYTSFEAVQFFENITFKAQSPEVEIPILRYRLYQYVIAINHYNDEMHIIENQIAGIKSEPYLLESLIKNQNSVIYPFEKIGDETSNITNEDYIELVKTAQKHCMRGDVFQLVLSRRFEQKFKGDEFNVYRALRNINPSPYLFFFDYGDYKLFGSSPESQLIIKDNKAVIHPIAGTFKRTGNFETDLQSIESLKNDPKENAEHTMLVDLARNDLGKLGKNVTVTQLKEIQLFSHVIHMVSEVTADLHENTNPYEMVATTFPQGTLSGAPKHKALQLINTYEKDSRGYYGGCIGMVGLNGSCNQAIMIRTFLSKNNTLYYQAGAGIVTKSNAESELQEVNNKLNALKKALEKAEKI, encoded by the coding sequence ATGTTCACACAGAAAATCAACATAAAAACCACCTCAAAAAAAATGCTGGGAGATCTGCAAACTCCCATGAATATCTATTTGAAAATCCGGGATCAGTTCCGGGATACTATTCTTTTGGAAAGTTCGGACTCAAAGAATATAGATAATAATTTTTCGTTTATTGCCATCAATGCTATTGCCGGAATAGAAGTTAAAAACCTTCAGGAATTTGAAATAAAGTTTCCGGGTAAAAGCCCTGAAAAACATCATTTGGCAGATGAGAATATTCCTCAGTTATTAAATGACTTTTCAAATACCTTCATCTGCAACAAGGCCAATGGCTCCATAGAAGAAACAGCTCAAAGCCTTTTCGGTTACACCAGTTTTGAAGCGGTACAGTTCTTCGAAAACATAACATTTAAAGCGCAAAGTCCTGAAGTGGAAATTCCAATTTTGCGTTATAGGCTCTACCAATATGTTATTGCAATCAATCATTACAATGATGAAATGCACATTATTGAAAACCAGATTGCAGGCATAAAATCTGAACCTTATTTATTAGAAAGCTTGATCAAGAACCAGAATTCTGTTATTTATCCTTTTGAAAAAATAGGAGACGAAACATCCAATATTACCAACGAAGACTATATAGAACTGGTAAAAACCGCTCAAAAACATTGTATGAGAGGAGATGTTTTCCAATTGGTTCTAAGCAGAAGATTCGAACAAAAATTCAAAGGTGATGAATTCAATGTGTATCGTGCGTTACGAAACATCAACCCGTCTCCTTACCTCTTCTTTTTTGATTATGGAGATTATAAACTGTTCGGATCAAGCCCTGAAAGCCAGCTCATTATTAAGGATAATAAAGCGGTCATCCATCCTATTGCGGGAACTTTCAAAAGAACCGGCAATTTTGAAACGGACCTACAATCTATCGAATCACTAAAAAATGACCCTAAAGAAAATGCGGAACATACCATGTTGGTAGATTTGGCCCGAAATGATTTAGGAAAATTAGGAAAAAACGTAACCGTTACCCAACTTAAAGAAATACAGCTTTTTTCTCATGTCATTCACATGGTAAGTGAAGTAACTGCCGATTTGCATGAAAATACTAATCCTTATGAAATGGTTGCAACAACTTTTCCTCAGGGAACTTTAAGCGGAGCACCAAAACATAAAGCACTTCAACTTATTAATACTTACGAAAAAGATTCGCGTGGTTATTACGGAGGGTGTATCGGTATGGTCGGCTTAAACGGAAGCTGTAATCAGGCCATCATGATACGAACTTTTTTAAGTAAAAATAACACCTTATATTATCAGGCAGGAGCCGGAATAGTCACAAAATCAAACGCAGAAAGCGAATTGCAGGAAGTGAACAACAAACTGAATGCATTGAAAAAAGCCCTGGAAAAGGCAGAAAAGATATAA
- a CDS encoding c-type cytochrome has protein sequence MKKLFLTGCLGLLIVSCSKKENTPVDANSSETTTISESTKTNLSGDQIIETLDCSGCHAVNERMIGPSYQEIADKYSEKDIDALATKIIEGGSGVWGSVPMQPHSQVSKEDAKKMVSYILSLKKK, from the coding sequence ATGAAAAAACTATTTTTAACGGGATGTTTGGGTTTACTAATCGTTTCCTGTTCTAAAAAAGAAAATACGCCGGTTGACGCCAATTCTTCTGAAACCACTACAATTTCAGAATCTACGAAAACTAATCTTTCGGGAGATCAGATTATTGAAACTCTTGATTGTTCTGGCTGTCACGCGGTAAATGAGAGAATGATTGGACCATCGTATCAGGAAATTGCAGATAAATATTCTGAAAAAGATATTGATGCTTTGGCTACAAAAATCATAGAAGGAGGAAGCGGAGTTTGGGGAAGTGTTCCGATGCAGCCTCATTCTCAGGTATCTAAGGAAGATGCTAAAAAAATGGTAAGTTATATTCTGTCATTGAAGAAGAAATAG
- the lysS gene encoding lysine--tRNA ligase codes for MQLSEQEIIRREKLNKLVEMGINAFPADEYVITDTTESIKQNFSESKQVKIAGRLMSRRIQGKASFAELQDSTGRIQVYFNRDEICTGEDKTLYNEVYKHLLDIGDIIGVEGELFTTQVGEKTVLVKNFTLLTKTLRPLPQAKTDENGVVHDGFNDPELRYRQRYVDLTVNPHIKEVFVKRTKLFNAMRTFFNDAGYFEVETPILQSIPGGAAARPFITHHNALDIPLYLRIANELYLKRLIVGGFDGVYEFSKNFRNEGMDRTHNPEFTAMEIYVAYKDYNWMMDFTEKLLEFCAIQVNGTTKATFGEHEVDFKAPYQRLSMTDAILKFTGFDITGKTEQELFDFAKSIGIEVNETMGKGKLIDEIFGEKCEGNFIQPTFITDYPIEMSPLTKKHRSKEGLTERFELMVCGKEIANAYSELNDPIDQRERFEEQLKLSEKGDDEAGQFIDEDFLRALEYGMPPTSGLGIGMDRLIMFLTNNASIQEVLFFPQMRPEKAVPQIELGEDEKVILEILKSGEQIALSEVKEQSKLSGKKWDKASKTLTKANLVRVEKIEESLLMKLV; via the coding sequence ATGCAATTATCAGAACAGGAAATCATTAGAAGAGAAAAGCTGAACAAGCTTGTTGAAATGGGAATCAACGCATTCCCGGCAGATGAATATGTAATTACAGATACTACGGAATCTATAAAACAGAATTTTTCTGAAAGTAAACAGGTGAAGATTGCAGGAAGATTGATGTCCAGAAGAATTCAGGGGAAAGCTTCTTTTGCGGAATTGCAGGATTCTACGGGTAGAATTCAGGTGTATTTTAACAGAGATGAAATTTGTACGGGTGAAGACAAAACTTTGTATAACGAAGTTTATAAACACCTTTTAGATATAGGAGATATTATCGGGGTTGAAGGAGAGCTATTTACCACTCAGGTAGGTGAAAAAACGGTATTAGTAAAAAACTTTACACTTCTTACTAAAACATTACGTCCGCTTCCTCAGGCAAAAACTGATGAAAACGGAGTTGTGCATGACGGATTCAACGATCCCGAACTAAGATACAGACAACGTTATGTAGATTTAACCGTAAACCCACATATCAAAGAAGTTTTCGTAAAAAGAACAAAATTGTTCAATGCGATGAGAACTTTCTTCAATGATGCAGGATATTTCGAGGTTGAAACTCCAATCTTACAGTCGATTCCCGGTGGAGCGGCTGCAAGACCGTTTATCACGCATCACAACGCTTTGGATATTCCATTGTATTTAAGAATCGCGAATGAATTATATCTGAAAAGATTGATCGTTGGTGGATTCGACGGTGTTTATGAATTCTCGAAAAACTTCAGGAATGAAGGGATGGACAGAACGCACAACCCTGAGTTTACAGCAATGGAAATCTATGTTGCGTACAAAGATTACAACTGGATGATGGATTTCACTGAAAAATTGCTGGAATTCTGTGCCATTCAGGTAAATGGTACGACAAAAGCTACTTTTGGTGAGCATGAAGTAGATTTCAAAGCGCCTTACCAAAGACTTTCAATGACAGATGCTATTTTGAAATTCACAGGTTTTGATATTACAGGTAAAACTGAACAGGAATTATTCGACTTTGCAAAATCTATCGGAATTGAGGTGAATGAAACGATGGGTAAAGGAAAATTAATTGATGAAATTTTTGGTGAAAAATGTGAAGGAAACTTCATTCAGCCGACTTTCATTACGGATTATCCGATCGAAATGTCGCCTTTAACAAAAAAACACAGAAGCAAAGAAGGGCTTACAGAACGTTTCGAATTAATGGTATGTGGAAAAGAAATTGCCAACGCCTATTCTGAGCTGAACGACCCGATCGATCAAAGAGAGCGTTTTGAAGAGCAATTAAAACTTTCTGAAAAAGGAGATGATGAAGCAGGACAATTTATCGATGAAGACTTTTTAAGAGCTTTGGAATATGGTATGCCGCCAACTTCAGGATTGGGAATCGGAATGGACAGATTAATCATGTTCTTAACGAATAATGCATCGATCCAGGAGGTTTTGTTCTTCCCTCAGATGAGACCTGAAAAAGCGGTTCCTCAAATTGAATTGGGAGAAGACGAAAAAGTAATTTTGGAAATTTTGAAATCCGGAGAACAAATCGCTTTATCTGAAGTAAAAGAACAATCTAAACTTTCAGGTAAAAAGTGGGATAAAGCTTCCAAAACTTTGACGAAAGCTAATTTGGTGAGAGTGGAGAAAATTGAGGAAAGCCTTTTGATGAAATTGGTTTAA
- a CDS encoding OmpA family protein, whose product MKAFLFIFFFSTGFYSQTLTSIYFKNNSYELSNESKRKLDSLAKLETKLTFRIFGNANPLGNEELNKALSENRARTVNDYLGAKIGKNIYLASSVGLGISKQINDNSSENLLAKNRRVDIFIERFFEKGEKISRKAYPSFFEMKIASMKVKDTFSLPDVNFIGNRHVWLPQGQKSLARLYKILTENPTLEVELQGHICCDYDNFDGEDIDLKTFNLSWTRANAIKEFLENRGISSARIKVTGLGHLNPLIYPEVMENDRVKNRRVELVLIKK is encoded by the coding sequence ATGAAAGCCTTTCTGTTTATATTCTTCTTTTCTACAGGTTTCTATTCACAGACACTTACTTCCATCTATTTTAAAAATAATAGTTACGAACTCAGCAATGAATCGAAACGGAAACTGGATAGCCTGGCAAAGCTTGAAACAAAACTTACTTTTAGAATCTTTGGAAATGCTAATCCTTTGGGAAATGAAGAGTTAAACAAAGCATTATCCGAAAACCGGGCGAGAACAGTAAATGATTATTTGGGAGCTAAAATCGGAAAGAATATTTATTTGGCAAGTTCCGTAGGATTGGGAATTTCTAAGCAGATCAATGATAATAGTTCAGAAAATTTACTGGCAAAAAACCGCCGTGTAGATATTTTTATTGAAAGATTTTTTGAGAAAGGAGAAAAGATTTCAAGAAAAGCGTATCCAAGTTTTTTTGAGATGAAAATTGCTTCAATGAAGGTAAAGGACACGTTTTCTTTACCTGATGTCAATTTTATTGGAAATCGTCACGTATGGCTTCCACAAGGACAAAAATCGCTTGCCCGGCTGTATAAAATATTAACGGAAAATCCTACGCTGGAAGTAGAATTGCAGGGACATATTTGCTGTGATTACGATAATTTTGACGGTGAAGATATAGATTTGAAGACTTTTAATCTTTCTTGGACAAGAGCTAATGCGATTAAGGAGTTTTTAGAAAATCGGGGAATCAGTTCTGCACGAATAAAAGTTACAGGTCTTGGTCATCTTAATCCGTTGATTTATCCTGAAGTTATGGAAAATGATCGTGTCAAAAACAGAAGAGTTGAGCTAGTTTTGATTAAAAAATAA